Part of the Aquarana catesbeiana isolate 2022-GZ linkage group LG12, ASM4218655v1, whole genome shotgun sequence genome, tgaccattgtcaccGGGCTAGCCGTGAGGGAAAATCTTACATTTTAAGTTGTTAcctggaacaggaatagagggggactCTTCTAACAAAAACCCTTGTTTTATTGACCTCTGTCTAAAGGGTCATTTCACTTAATTTGGAGAGATTACCTATCACTTCTTGTTGTGTCTCAGAgatagaaagtgaagagaaatcatCTCCCGGGTGGGACAAGGATAGCCAAAAAAATAATATGACAGGCGGTTTACCCATTTCTAGCACTAACAAAACTataaaaagttttggcttcagatacactttattttaaagatttgatttaaaaaaaaaaggtctctgtGATTaactattttgtaaacaatgttttttttctgttctggcAGATTAGAAAATGTCATTTATGGATTTCAGCCAGTTAACTGTATTATCCTAATAGTGAATGTAGACATACATTTGGTCTAAAGACCCCAATTGGATGGACAAAATGTCTTTAACATCCCAGAACAGATTCAGTTTATTTAACCAGCTTCTACTAGCTTAACTTGATGTacctctctctctatccatttctCTCTTTAGGGTTAGGCTCATCTCTTGTACTCTTGGTTGTAATATGTCTTCAAAGCCCGCAAGGGTTCAATGCCTTTCCACAGATGTCTCTTTCCAACCTCTTTACAAATGCTGTCATTCGAGCTCAGCACCTTCACCAGATGGTTGCCGATACCTACAGAGACTATGTAAGTACCATGAATCCTTAAAATTAGGACATGCAAAATTGTATTGGTTATAAGTGCTTGTTGGTTGGTTTACTCACCAAATCAATTCTGAAGATATCTTGAAGTCTCTTTATCTGCAGAGTctcaactgttttattttttttttgctccagcAGGAGCAGCCTCACTTTAATTGCTTTGTACCTTGTAATTCAAATTTAAAGAAAGCTTCAACCTGTAGACAGGAAGTCCTTGAAATGCCTGGAAACTGTGGGTTGGCTGTGGAAGCACATGCAGAGGTCTTTCCCCCAGATTTAGACATGATTCCGGAGGGTGATTCAAGGCTGGCTATACATACATGTATCAAAATTCACCCAGAATCAgccgaattttgatctatgtatggctgTTCGTGTGCAGGAGAAAATTTTGCTTTGATCAGAGCATGCAGCTAattggctgcagtactgatcagtgtattctgactgtgagggagtcctgctgtcagaatacaacactGTGGGCAGAATTCCCCCATCCACCAGTTGGCTAAACGAAAGAAAAAGGAACCATGTATGTCCAAGCTTTACATCTACCCAAGATGAAAACATCTGTTTTAAGTTAGATGACCAATTCACAGATATTTTAACCTTTGCATGTTCTGTCCTGTTTTTGTATAGTTTTAGGTAATTTTTATAGTTGCTCTGAAAGTTATTGTCTTAGGGAAAAATGTAATCCCCAAAATACAGTACTTTACAGAACCACcaaagctttcatttttaaagcataATAATACCTGAGAAGTCAAAAATGTCTtgcatttaatgaaaaaaaaaaaaaaaaatatatatatatatatatatatatatatatatattttttcaacttTATTACCTGGTCTAATCAGTGATTCAACAGGAATCAGACTTGAAGTGTATCCATACCCAACACtcatttttatgttttggatagaatgaggaGTGGTTAAAAAGCAGACAGTGGCTACAGCCTTCCTAtacttaactttaaaaaaaaaaactgttgttaaaGGGAAATCACTCTATTTCCTGTCCCAGGTACAACTTTTTTACCAGACGGGAAATTAAGCAATCTTTCCAACTGAACCTCTGATGACAGTAAAACCTTACAGGTGTTCTAAATCTTTACCACCTTAACTGgaacttaaaaaaagttttggttatcaATACACTTTAACCAGCGCACATTTATCACTTCCTATACCACTATAAGACAATCACTAAAAGGATTCATCAGGTCTTACGTCTAGAAAATTATACTAAATCTTAGAGAGAGGTTATCTTGTTTCCACTGTTCTCACTATATTCCAAAATGTTGTTCAGACCTGAGGCTGTCATATCTGAGCGGAAAGCCCCATGGCATCAAGGCTCTTGTAAAAGAATAGAgaaactttttttaatatatttttttaaagagatttaTCATTACCTGGACACACATAAAAACAAACTGCATAAATGTAATTTTGCGGCTAGATAAGCAGTCACCTGTTCTCTTCCAGGAAAGAACATATATACCTGAAGATCAGAGATTTTCAAACAAACACTCTTATTCAGTGTATTGCTACTCAGAAACCATCCCAGCACCAACAGACAAAGACAATACTCACCAGAAATCAGTAAGTATAAGCAGAATAAGAGACTGAGGTCTCCAGTTTATATACCACAAATAAAAAACACAGCCTTatagttaaagtgacattaaacgcaggtttaaaaaaaaaatgcattcgcgTATGTATTGctaactcaaaaaagtaccttctaatgctctcagcctcctccaatatatatatatatatattgtgtgtgtgtgtgtgtgtgtgtgtgtaaagtgcTGCATTAATCAATGGtgctataagtacctgaaataaatacatttaatgaaaaatagaataCAGGACCAttgagtagtggatgtgtatgggttATTTTTGAAGAATAAAGATTTTCACAGCTCTTGGAAGAGGCATGCTTTCAAGGGGTTTCATCGGAGGGGGCAATAATATATAATAtgctataatataaatatatacatcatCATTGGGGATGAGCATATTTTTGGCAAAattaattttgcagtaaaattactGAAGCAGAAaattccttgtaaaaaaaaaatccacttttttctttatttgtgtgTATTTAGAGtgattttgtttattttcatttaatgTCCTTTGAatttgtgttttttgcttttttgtatatTTGATTATTGTGTACTGTCACCTCAAATGTTTTAGTTTCCCATGCTTAGCTAGCTATTTtgctactacatgtttttggtaaaagaacAGGTTCAGAATAGTTTTAAGAGCCATGTATGATCTTTGCGCATTTAAAAACTGTTTATTTCGCCTTCCCCTTTGACTTACACTAAAAATCTTCCATTTCTATTTCCATAAGTTTCGGGGTAATTAAATCACGAAATTTTGACTCTTTTTGTGATTTTGTGGTAGAAACAGGCGAGGGGGTGCACGTTTTTACCACCTGCCTTCccccaactgccccccccccccccccttaaggtgCGAAGGCAGAGGACAGAATTGTACACATGCCGTGGTCGTGATGCCTTGATTTCTGGCAAGATTTAAAGGATCACCTTTGGGAACACATTATATGTTCCACCTGATTTtggggtggaacatgttcccaatgctgcccCCCTCTCCCTTTGTGGCAGCAGTACAGAGAGAAGTTTCCCGTACTAGCGGTCAACGTTTGAAACCAGTGTGGCTGTCCGGGGCTCTGCCCACAGGGCCGCATCATTCAGACACAAAGCTCTGTGcgtctgaatgaactacaagccccgacagCCTTAGCATTTgttgacttgtagttctcaatgaaataccacggcgctgtggtagttcactgAGTCTTCCTGTCAGGCAGTATCGGCTTACCCGTATAGGAAAGCAGACACATTGACAGTGTGCAGgcgacctgcatggcatcagcaatctgctgatcgctggtgcaatgccttgcaggctcctactacaaaaaaataatagatgcacattttttttacctgcaaaaaaatgtgcatttatttaatttttttttaaaagtgaacttattctttaaactaTGCTGCATTTTGAGTGAATGAGGCCGTGCTGCAACTAAATGCAAATCACGTGGTTGCGAGGCCGTGGTGCAGTCTTTTAGGATTTAAAACACACAGTGAGAAGGCAACATAATGCCTTctaaccacctgtcaaatgccctctaaaaaacATGATCCACTGCAGATTGCACTTCAGAATTAATGCTAGCATAAACTAGCCCTTAAGGTGTTTGCAACAATTTTGGATGGCTTTTGAAAACTGTATCGTGATAATGCTGTTGGTAATATGCTCATCTCACAGGATATAGACCTCCTCCGCTTCTCCCTCACACTCCTGCAGTCATGGATGACCCCTATCCAAATCGTCAACAGAGTTTTTGGCAACAACCAGGTGTTTGGAAACATTGACAGAGTTTATGACAGACTGAGGGACCTCGATGAAGGACTACACATTCTCATAAGAGTGAGTATCTTGTATATGTAATCCAATCAATGTGCCACACTAATTCATCTAAATAAATCCACAGTGATGTGTCAATAATAAATGAACATACTTTTCTTCAGAATAACATATGTACAAAATAATATAAACATGATGCTTGTGAAAAAAATGGTGCCAATacacaaattaaaaagaaaaaaacgtagCAGTTGCATTTAAAATGATATAAAACAGGTGCAGTCCATTAGTGtgcttctgtgcaaaaaaaatcaCAGCTGATGATCACCACTACTTCTCTATGGGTTGCTTAAAATGCTCAGAATCCCCCTGAAGGAGCCACGTGACTCTGTGACGTAGGGGAGGGGTAATAGGATGGCACGGTGGCTGTTCCCGAAGGTGGACATACTGTACACCTAGCGGCGTATGCTAGATCACGGAGACTGAACGTAATTTAAGTGATAAAACTGTGGTGCGCTACAAGCACCCGATAAATGTGAGCACTCAATTGTTACATGTTTAATAAACGTCACCTGGTTTTAAATTTAAAGCACTATTGGAGATTTACTTTTTTACATATATGGATGGGGAGGAGTACGCGGAAATCCTAGGCAGTGATATTTTGAAGGAGACATAAGGAGATCAGAATACACATATCACTAAGTCTGGAAGAGACTTAAAAGTGCattttgaccaaacttaattgtgaggtcactgGAATTGAGGTGAGAAGCACACTAATGGACTGCACCTGTTTTATATCATTTTAAACTGCTAAGTTCTTTCTTTTTAATTTGTGTATTGGAACTATTATTTTCACAAGCATCaacttctttttattattttgcacaGATTCTGAAGAAAAGTATGTTCATTTATTATTGACACATCACTGTGGATTTATTGTAAAAACATTTATGGGAATGTGAGAAGTGCTTGCAGCTGAAATCCGTATACTACTTGAAGGTTGTTCGCAAGATTTTTGTTTTATCTGAGTATCTTGTATATCTTCAACTGATATAAAAGTTCAGAAAACTTAAATTAAGAGCAGCCACATATACAACAGCTGTGAATATCATtaccaaacatatatatatgtttttccacCATATCAGATCGGTGGGGTGTGAATGTACTACACGCTATTGTCTCTCTGTATAGTTATACCAAAGGACAGAACTGATATGATTAAATATTCAGGCTGGagtcacaccattgcaaattggatgtgggatctccgcatccaattcgcaatagcaggagattttgactggctctctatggagccggttcacatatccctGCAGCAGGtccgctgcattttgcagaaaaacgtcttttggtccgtttcaggtgcaaattcagcccaaaattcaggctgaaatcggacctgaattggtgaaccaggacgcatcggacctctgctgtgagccgATCCTCTGTTTTAATAAAGTATCATTTAACAGTTTATTAGCGTTAATGTCACTGTTAGAAAGATGAATACTTCCTGTTTATAAATAACCAGATAACCAAGACATCCAACAGCTCATTTAGGTCTCGTTAATGCCATGGTGCagagatgtcagtttttctgcacgcaTTCTGcaggaccacaaaaaaaaaaccaatggttctctatgtgccctgttcacaccacaaagtgcagattttttctgtacagcaatctgcaatgtgtatgcagttttctgtaCAGGGAAAGAAACGGACGcaacatcaacattggtgtgaatagggcaaGTAACTGACGCGCATGAAAGCCGATGTCAATGTGCATAAAAACTGACTGaaacgcatgaaaactgatgtaaatgaATGTCTCTGCAAGAGAAATCTGCACGGTTTCCCCATCAGTTTgaatgcatgtatggtgtgaacgagccctttaGGACTTATCTAAGATTTTAGGGACATGGCCtgacaattaggcccctttcacacgaacggaccgtatcaggtccgcctgtcagttttgtcagcGGACCTGAACGGGGGCCCTCCATGTAAGGTGACATGTCCGCTAaaatccgacccggtccgatccgccaaaatcagacggatggccctacgttcacatccgtccctggcggatcggatgggatcTGACAAAattggacatgctgtccgttttcgtccgatctctccatagcaaccagcggtgttgtcattcgccggctcagcggagatcaacggtgAGATcttctgctgagccggcggacagaggcggactccgtggcagcggatccgcctcgtgtgaatgaggccttatacttTTAAATACTTGTTATCTATTTCTCATGCATGTGAAGTTTGTCTCACATAAACACTGCAATATGATCGTACAATCTAATAAACTGAGCTTGATCAACAAACTAGT contains:
- the LOC141113749 gene encoding somatotropin, translating into MASGLGSSLVLLVVICLQSPQGFNAFPQMSLSNLFTNAVIRAQHLHQMVADTYRDYERTYIPEDQRFSNKHSYSVYCYSETIPAPTDKDNTHQKSDIDLLRFSLTLLQSWMTPIQIVNRVFGNNQVFGNIDRVYDRLRDLDEGLHILIRELDDGNVRNYGVLTFTYDKFDVNLRSEEGRAKNYGLLSCFKKDMHKVETYLKVMKCRRFVESNCTF